A stretch of the Fusobacterium varium genome encodes the following:
- a CDS encoding putative adhesion protein FadA, producing MKKLLVLGTIVLSASLMGAEVDNLEARFKGLEQEYNLLIQKEQEKFDTEKKIAEAAQSTLAKQRELYNQLSEKVAKLNQIKDVKFYKEQYGELASKYQAALKDLEAQMKEQENIINRFRQLEALKTNKSK from the coding sequence ATGAAAAAATTATTAGTATTAGGAACAATTGTGTTATCAGCATCTTTAATGGGAGCAGAGGTAGATAATCTTGAAGCACGTTTTAAGGGATTGGAGCAAGAATATAATCTATTAATACAAAAAGAACAGGAAAAATTTGATACAGAGAAAAAGATAGCAGAAGCAGCACAATCAACTTTAGCTAAACAAAGAGAATTATATAATCAATTATCAGAGAAAGTAGCAAAATTAAATCAAATAAAAGATGTGAAATTTTATAAAGAGCAATATGGAGAACTTGCATCAAAATATCAAGCTGCTTTAAAAGATTTAGAAGCACAAATGAAAGAACAAGAAAATATAATTAATAGATTTAGACAATTAGAAGCATTAAAAACAAATAAAAGTAAATAA
- a CDS encoding putative adhesion protein FadA produces the protein MQIKKSILLGLGAILISTNLAAADVTLDSKFSQLEAELKMLEQKENERFKQEEMIAKTAQANLNLLTTLKGKSNERTQMLMNMEGKSIYNEEVKKILKQYQVFVSDIDKQVKIEERKVFEFNQLKSLR, from the coding sequence ATGCAAATTAAAAAAAGTATATTATTGGGATTAGGTGCAATATTAATATCAACAAATCTAGCAGCAGCAGATGTAACATTAGATAGTAAATTTTCACAACTTGAAGCAGAATTGAAGATGTTGGAGCAGAAAGAAAATGAGAGATTTAAGCAAGAAGAAATGATAGCAAAAACAGCACAAGCTAATTTAAATTTATTAACGACATTAAAAGGGAAGAGTAATGAAAGAACTCAAATGCTTATGAATATGGAAGGAAAAAGTATTTATAATGAAGAAGTAAAAAAAATATTAAAACAATACCAAGTATTTGTAAGCGATATAGATAAACAGGTAAAAATAGAAGAGAGAAAAGTATTCGAATTTAACCAATTAAAAAGTTTAAGATAA
- a CDS encoding putative DNA-binding protein, whose translation MTKKDFINLYKEIGKFETKKEAEEKLEAFLIAVETVLEKKDEISFLGFGKFEVVNRAERETRNPQTGKMMKVPAKKAVKFKAGKTLAEKVNK comes from the coding sequence ATGACTAAAAAAGATTTTATCAATTTGTATAAAGAAATAGGGAAATTTGAAACAAAAAAAGAAGCTGAAGAAAAATTAGAAGCATTTTTAATAGCTGTAGAAACAGTTCTTGAAAAAAAAGACGAAATATCATTTCTAGGTTTTGGAAAATTTGAAGTAGTTAACAGAGCAGAAAGAGAAACTAGAAATCCACAAACGGGAAAAATGATGAAAGTTCCTGCTAAAAAAGCAGTCAAATTCAAAGCTGGAAAAACATTAGCAGAAAAAGTTAATAAGTAA
- a CDS encoding putative DNA-binding protein, which translates to MNKKAFVNEYIKKLALDKEIKNFKEAEMEVEVFLKALRVGILKDGEIKLQSKGKFMALQKKERVISNPATRERMTITPPKTIKFIVSKKILKRINEISK; encoded by the coding sequence ATGAATAAAAAAGCGTTTGTTAATGAATATATAAAGAAACTTGCACTTGATAAAGAAATAAAGAATTTTAAAGAAGCAGAAATGGAAGTAGAAGTTTTTTTAAAAGCTTTAAGAGTAGGAATATTAAAGGATGGAGAAATAAAATTACAAAGTAAAGGGAAATTTATGGCACTGCAAAAGAAAGAAAGAGTAATAAGTAATCCTGCAACTAGAGAAAGAATGACAATAACTCCACCTAAAACAATAAAATTTATTGTGTCTAAAAAAATATTAAAGAGAATAAATGAAATATCTAAATAA
- the dnaC gene encoding DNA replication protein DnaC has product MMKCQFCGKDYIKNKNKYFEILPERIKKNLEYIPTCNCLEENKKREMEELERKRIHSCIKNRIKKYRDISIIDKKFLNSRFENSEMDSNHMQLAKRYVENFIKKDKQIGLLFYGGVGTGKTFVTACIANYLMERGKTVLVINLGLYLNKLSREWGDAEKIVLGQTESCDLIIIDDFGTEKGLNENQTGWRAEKIYNLIDTRYRSERPLIISTNLNFNEREEKCEITEKFSTQGHNRIRDRIVDMCFPVQITGKSRRGMTQEKFKEFIT; this is encoded by the coding sequence ATGATGAAATGTCAATTTTGTGGGAAAGATTATATAAAAAATAAAAATAAATATTTTGAAATACTTCCAGAAAGAATAAAAAAAAATTTAGAATATATTCCAACATGCAATTGCCTAGAAGAAAATAAAAAAAGGGAAATGGAGGAATTAGAAAGAAAAAGGATCCATAGTTGTATAAAAAATAGGATAAAGAAATATAGAGATATTTCTATAATAGATAAAAAATTTTTGAACAGTAGATTTGAAAATTCTGAAATGGACAGTAATCATATGCAGTTGGCAAAAAGATATGTGGAGAATTTTATAAAAAAAGACAAGCAGATTGGATTATTGTTTTATGGAGGAGTAGGAACTGGTAAAACATTTGTTACAGCTTGTATAGCCAATTATCTTATGGAAAGAGGGAAGACAGTTCTTGTAATAAATCTGGGACTTTATCTTAACAAATTGAGCAGAGAATGGGGAGATGCTGAAAAAATAGTTCTTGGACAGACAGAAAGCTGTGATTTGATAATTATTGATGATTTTGGTACTGAGAAAGGTTTGAATGAGAATCAAACTGGTTGGAGAGCAGAAAAAATATATAACCTTATAGATACAAGGTATAGAAGTGAAAGACCATTGATTATATCAACAAATTTAAATTTTAATGAAAGAGAAGAAAAATGTGAGATAACTGAGAAGTTTTCAACACAAGGACATAACAGAATTAGAGATAGAATAGTAGATATGTGTTTTCCTGTACAGATAACAGGAAAAAGCAGAAGAGGAATGACACAAGAAAAATTTAAAGAATTTATCACATAA
- a CDS encoding putative DNA-binding protein — MRERDFLKLYIELYRAKGEKIASAKAAKYKVDSIWETLIECLLKEKKVIFKGIGKFELRETNPRRVVLPFKKKGDNDYTFERKIIPSKKIIKFVAGDNFKKLLNKKEGEN; from the coding sequence ATGAGGGAGAGAGATTTTTTAAAACTCTATATAGAATTATATAGAGCAAAAGGTGAAAAAATAGCATCAGCAAAAGCAGCAAAATATAAAGTAGATTCCATATGGGAAACTCTTATAGAATGCCTTTTAAAAGAAAAAAAAGTAATTTTTAAAGGAATTGGAAAATTTGAATTAAGAGAAACTAATCCAAGAAGAGTTGTTCTTCCATTTAAAAAGAAAGGGGATAATGATTATACATTTGAAAGGAAAATAATACCTTCAAAAAAAATAATAAAATTTGTTGCAGGGGATAACTTTAAAAAGCTGCTTAACAAAAAGGAAGGTGAAAATTAA